In Vicia villosa cultivar HV-30 ecotype Madison, WI unplaced genomic scaffold, Vvil1.0 ctg.000227F_1_1, whole genome shotgun sequence, the genomic window ttcaccttgtgagtgtgtgatcattagtatccATTTTGATccttttgtcaacatccatgttgtttttgctaaaggcttatctatgagtgtttggttctcatttttgtatggatgttgattctttgttttcttgaacctttaactatgatttatagtttgaatttttgccttgccttaaaaagtagggagtattcatattatgaagatggttgtattcaagttggggagagaaatgtttTGCTCATTTATATTGtggttgctatgaggttgaaagagaaaataaaaggaaaaagaaacgtgaaaaagagatgaaaagaaaaacaaagaataaaaatgaaataagctttgaaatagaaaaaaaaagagcTCAAATAATTGTGTGAATAATTATGTGCTTTTGTGTGAAATTTGGGATTCAGAAGAAGTTTATTTGGAATTTTGTGTTTGAGAGTTTGGTGAATTGATCACTCCCTCaagtttaggcaagtttttgtttcgattagccttaggaattatccTTTGTTTGTTCACCAAGCCACAttgcaaccttgaaaagtccttgggATTCTagcttttgtatttttaataaaaattttggatgactgcataatttagtcttttgtttgcaagattgttggatgagtgaaaataCCTGACTTTTGTATTTTTCATCTACCGATAattgtgtgctaggtgtgattcatttctGAACTAGTGTTATTTTAGAATGTTTGTTATATTCTTTGTATTTAGCATTtgtgtcatgtttatgttatcATCGTAGTTTAATGGTAAGTATGTTTCTTTGTGTGTATCGTTTTTCATTTGAGCCACGCATTTGTCTGTTTTTCAAAAGATGTTGATTCATGATTTATGATTTTTGTGTTTGTTAACTTGAGTTAGTTAattcttgtttagggacaaacaagtttaatttggggagagtttgataagggCCAAATTGTAGCTATTTTTGCATATACTTATTAGTGCACTTATCAACTCTTTGTTGTTAATTTTAGTTGAATAAACCCAAATTTTGTGTAAATACGTTTAGTTTGTGTATACTTGTGTATTTGATTCATTTATAATACCTTttgatagttttccattcattttgtaggtattgatgcgtatttggagcgTGAGCAATGAAGTGTCGAAGACACACAACTTCAAACACGCAATTTTGAGCAACACATCAAAGAATAAagcttaaaatcaaataataataaatcattaattttattgatatttattcaattttatataggaaattgaataagctttccaatgcttcaaaccgggtgcaaatcggagttacgattatcaagttatggccgaaacagtgcagaattttCTGCTATTTTTGGTGTAATTCGCCAGATGAATTTTGGGCTCGCCGGGCGAGCCAGAATGGCCAAGAAACATGAAGCATTTGTTGTATTGAGTCGTCGAGCGAGCCGTTTAGTCGTCGGGCGAAGCGGTCATGACAGAAATAtgttttaagggccaaaaacgCATTTTAtaggttatggtttgggtattttttgctCCCACTCCATCACCAGACATATTttaggtagattagcttagaaaaaaagtatggagcttgcatttggatgatcagaGGTGGATTGATCATCAATCAGAGCTAACAAACCAgaagatttttggttcatttctcttcttctttgtgtatttttctttggttgggttttgtatatgattttactttgaactcatgtatatttgttgatcatggttttgtataaagtttgctttacaaatcattatttatgtcttccttaatctttttgctttatgtttggatttggcttgttatagacatatacctcacaaatcttgattagggatggatatctattagttctagactctagagatagTTTTTGGAGCTAATATTCGCAGTGGGTATCAAAGCTTAATGCCTCTATGTTGTTTGTGTTGGTTGAGAGATCGTTGACGCGAGCAATACAATTGTCtgttgtgttgttgaggttggctgagagatcgtcgccgaAATGATATAGTAGTtttctctactttgggttagaaatgacttagggtgtgagcgatgcttgatgatattgatgagtattgtaggttgagtataactgatcgataagtttaagtttgtgagaagtagattatatgtaACTCCTGTTAAGTCTCTTCTCTCtgaaaaatgaataatttttatgttgatatttacttttctatCTTTATGCTTtaccaattcaatccaaactcataattgtagaaactgttgaacggcaatTCGATATCACTAATCTctatggacacgataatttcccggataaatatttccaaaacttttgttactTGCCattttaccgcttcaacaaccaTCTAGGAACGAATATTTCAAGATTAAATATCGGGTGGATACGACCACTCCTAGGGCATTGATGGTGGAGTGCCTCATGATGATGTTGTAAGGCGACATGGTGTTCATGATGAGGTAGCTAAAGTTAATGGTTTTTGTGTCAGCTCCCTCTCCGCATGTGGTTTCTAGGGTTACATAGCCCATTATCTGTTCACTCGATAATCTTGTCATGGAGCCTGTGAACCCATGTACATCGTCTAAATTTAGTTGTAACTTATAGAAGATGTCCCTGAATAGGACATCAGTAGAGCTGCATGGGTCTATTAGGACGGGTCTGATATCCTAGTTACCATGTTGGACGGTGATGACTAGGGGGTCATTTCCGTGTGGGCTAATTCCTATGGGACCTACTTCAGAGAAAACGATGTAGATCTCTACCGTTCCAATTGTGTTCTTGGAAAAATCGGAGGATATGACATTCGCTGCGAGCACCTTCCCCGTGTTTCTTCGCCGGGAGGCCCTAGAGAAGCCCTTTCTAGAGATACGTCTAGAAACCGTGCGTGTTGCGTGATGTAGACGATAGGGTCGAGATGAAAGGTGTGGCCCAATTTAGCTAAACCGGGTCCCACTATGAGCGCCACTGTATTGTCTAAAAAGTACAAGTGTGTGCATGTTTTCTCTGCAGGGACATGGACACTCAGAGGCCCTCACGGAGGCGAGTAGCTCTGTGAGGTAGTTTTTTAGGTAGTTTAAGGGACCAACCCAAATTGAAATTTCTAAGGTCGACCCAATCAATTAGGAGACTTTGtcctaattttaaaaataagcttaaattaaaaaaaaattattatgattatAAACTTGTTCTTAATATTGGTGCAATATCTATTactttaatgaataaaattttaCATCCTATTTGAAAAAAAGTtgtaaaatgtattattttactaattaagaATAATAATTGGGCCTTGAAAATTTGGGATCTAGTGCGGTTGCCTACGATGCGCTCGAGACTAATCGGCCTATGATGTTGCATTCAAAAGGCATCATTGGTGTTTTGTTACAAAATTGTAATCGGCCTATGATGTTTCGGTCTAGTTATTAAAGTTAACCAATGTCTAAACAACGTGATAACTAGTATTCTAACATGAGGGAAAATAGTTATTTCAGAGAGTAAATAAGGTTGTTGGGTTCGGTGTGTGATACTTGTTAATGTTAAATGTTACTccttccgttcctttttaagtgtcgttttagaagaatttttttgttcctatttaagtgtcgttttataatttaatgttataatttgtcatttatacccttattttctcagtAACTCtacctcaaatttttcaattagttattggaaaaagagagtttatgattgaatttatttagaaagagaaaaataaataagggtataatagaaaaattaactcaaataatccactatcttggttgaagagttttttgctaaaacgacacttaaaaaggaacggagggagtaaatgGTTTTCTCAATTGACATTTTTTACTGGAGGTAGAGCAGTACATATCACAACCTTTAAAACTCTACTTGAATTTGTTTATCATATTTTCATTGGTTAAGATTTCACATAAGATATTTTACATGGATACTATTCACTCCCGTGTCAAATACTAACACAATATTTACACATCTGACTGtgtttaacttatttattttaaatttgtatactTAATTTTTGTTACAATGTTAATGTAGGTTTCAAATGTGTTTGGGTCGGTATTGTATCTATCATAGGAAGCCCTATTAATTTTTAGCAAGGAATATTATACAATTTAAAATTGGAGTTATTGCATATCAAAATCTAAAATCAATTAGATGTATAATATTTGTCATGAAGTcagaaaaattataaagtttGGGCCAAATTTTAAAGATCGCAAGAGGCACATATGGTGGTGGGCAGGAGGATAGACGAAGATGAGGATGGCTTCATTCCTACTTCCTTCGCAAGCTCGAGCAGCACAATGAGATTACCATAGAATTTCACTTTTTATTTTGGTCCGTCATCACTAGTTAAGAGTTTCAATTTTTGCCCCTTTTTTTAGCCATAGATATTACCCCAGCCTTAAAGAAATTTTGGGTCAGAGCTAGGGCATGTCGGGTGTTGTATCCGCAATTGCATAATATAACGACAATTTTCCAAAACCATTAACAATAtgataaaattaagaaaatactGCTGAAAAATAAAtcaccaaattaaaaaatatttcctAAATTTTTCATTCAACTCAACATGATTCCCCAATAATTTATATTCCGAGTAAATAAGATCCATTAGACTAAGCGATAAAAAATAGAATCGATAAAAGAAAAGCTATTATTCCTGAATCTATCTTATGTTGCAAAGTATACAACTAAAAATCCTCGACCAACCTGCCATTAATTGTGAACTCAATCTATTGCCATataatcttgattttctcttaatttCTTCCATGGTTTCCACAAAGATATTTATGCTTCTGAGTGGTGGAATATAGAGAAGTAAAGGAACAGCCGGAAAACCCAACATTAGCACAAACTGAATCATATTTAGATTAATTAATGTTCAACACATTAATCGTTAGTTGGTCGAGTGATGATTAACGCTACTTGATAGGAAGAACATCAATTCAATCCTCCGTAATTTACGATCTTGAAGTTGATGTAGATCAAAATTGAAGAAGGTAGAAGGTGTTTAATGAGGCTTGAGATGAGTATCAAAGAAAAATAACCAagcaatatatttatataaagagAAAGacttaaagattttttttttattataatatgtaTTATTCCAAATTGTTTCTTTACGTTTTAAATAAATTcctaaaatgaaaataaagaatTCTTCAACAAACAATTGGCAGCTGTCCCTTGTTTTTTACTTATTGATTTTACTTTTACTTAACTTTTATCAATGGAAAAAATCAGTCACAATAAATAATTTGTCCATAAAGTTCTCAAGACCTGATTTAAAAATTTCTATAAGAATGCTTCaacttttttatataaaatttaaaccAGTTGTATCTCGAGAAttatatttaatgttttttttttttaattttgattttgtcATTTTAGTGTGTTGTTGTTTCTATATTTTAGACATTTTAATATAGTCATAGTTATTAACATATTCAATTTCACtatttatgctattaacatggatgctgtgaatttgtttgcagattcatcctttttgtttttagcgatttataatttatattgcgAATGGACTTTTATTTAAAGATTTATATTTTACTATATATGTTCTTATATTTAAGATAGGTTATATAGTTGTAAAAGCAACTTTTTCTtcatttcaatattttaatcgtaaaataaataaataaataaaaatggtgGTTTTTTTTTAGGAACCATTCAAAACAGCAGCTAAACGTTACATAGTAAAATTGAGATATAAAACAAATACTAATAATGCATTTtgaaacatttattttaaaatatatgttattatatTAATGGGGAATGAAGTTTTAGATATGGCCAAGAGGGAAAATAGAAGTTGTGTGGTGTTGAAAGTTGATTACGATAATGCCTATGACAACATTTACTGGAATTACCTAAAATTTCTGTTGAAGAAGATGGGGTTTGGAAACCGTTGGACCTATTGGATGGAGGGCTGCGTGTTCAATAGTTCAATGTCTGTTTTGGTTAACAGTAGTGTTACGGCTGACTTCAAAGTGGAGAGAGGCCTCTGGTAAGGTGATACGTGATCGCCtttcttatttgtttttgttatggAAGGTCTTACGGGTCTAACACAAAGGGCTGCAACGCAAGGCGAATTCAGTGGCTTTCGTATTAGTAACGATATCACGGTTGAGATTCTTCAATTTGTTGATGACACGGTGTTACTGTGCGACGGGAGCAGCAATAACCTATGGAGTATCAAAGCCATTTTAAGAGGATTCAGAATTTCTTCAGGTCTGAAAGTTAACTTCTGTAAAATTAGGCTTTATGGAGTACATGTTAGCGATTGGTTGTTAAGCGCAACTTCATATTTTCTCGTGTGCGGCATCGATCATCTTCCTTTCAAATTCCTCGGTATTATAGAGGGACACGGTCCAAGGAAGGAAATCATGTGGAAGGATGTGGTTAGGCAAGTGAGAAACAAATTGTAAGTGAGGAAGGGTAAGAACCTTTCTAAAGTGTTGTCTCAGATTAGAAGCATTTAAAGTAATTTTATATGGGAAGGGAACGTGAATAAAAGGACGGTACACTAGATCAGCTGGAAATAAGTTTGCAAGCCTAAAAATCTAGGTGGCCTCGGTATTAAAGATATGGGTAATCTGAACATGGTGCTTCTTTCAAAATGGAAATGGTGGATTTTGACGGGGCAACACTCGATATGGAGCGGCTTACTGAGACATAGGTACGAGAATTCGGAAATCAAAGTGATAGATAGCGATAAGAAAGTATTAACTAGTAGAGACTCATTTTTGTGGCGGGACTTGGTGATGTCGGATTCCAAATTAGTCAGTGATTCCTCTGGTTTTGCGAGCAGCACTTGATGCAGATGCAGCAGTGGCAACATTACTGCCTTCTAGACATGATTTTGGCTGGGTCATCAGTCTTTGAAGGAAGCGTTTCCTGAGATCTTCAATGCGGCTACTGATGAGCAGATGAGCGTGGTAGAAGCAGGAGACTGGGTTGAAAATTGTTGGAAGTGGCACTTTGATAACATTGTGCAAGACATCTAGGTTGAGGACATGTTGTAGTTGACAGAGTTTTTGATTTATCGTAGACGTACTACCTGAGGCAGAATGCGAGCGATAGCTTCGAGTGGATTCCAGAGGGAAACTGTATTTTCTCAGTGAAATCGTGCGCTAACGTAATCCTCCAATCAACCTTGCAGCACGACGTTAGCATTCCTATTCACAATGGCACAAATTTTGTTTCACTATGGATGTTGAAAGTTCCTTCTAGGATTTAGATTTTCGACTGAAGACTATTTCTAGACAGATTACCGACTAAAGACCATCTGTTTAAAATGGGTATTTTGGAGGATCTTAGAGATAAAAATTGTATGTTTTGCTCCAGAGAATATGAATCCAAATTTCACCTCTTCGGCTCTTGCGTCTTCACTATAAGAGTTTGTGCTAAAGTTAGCGAATGGATTGGTAATTATCCTCCTCTATCTTATGGCGACATTGCTGACTTCTCTAGCATTTGTCAGAAGGTTGAGAAGACCGAAGATAGAAATATTATTTGTGTGATTTGGTTGGCCTTGGTTTGGAGCTTGTGGTTGATGAGGAACGCTATCCGCTTCGAAGGTAGAATTTGTAGTTTTTCTGAATGTTTAACGGCTAATATATTTCTGTCATGGACTTGGTTGGGGTTAGGTAGAAATGTATCTGTATCCAATAGCTTTCACGTCTGGAACATTCTTCCGCTTGCGTGTTTTCGGTAGCTCGTAGTTCTTGTGTGGTTGTGAGGGTTTAAGTATCCCTTGTACTCAATTTGTTTTTAATGGATTTGTTGCCAATTAAAAAAAGTGATTTTCACatctatttatatatatatatatatatatatatatatatatatatatatatatatatatatatatatatatatattaaatagatGTGAAAATCActtttttgatgtaattcaagatatccaaagattaacgtcaaaatgagctttcatataacgttaattttgatgtaattcaatgacatagtaaaccattatagattaagctcaaactttataggtatgatctatatgatattatgtttcaatccaacggttgaatttaaaaaatattaattcgagatgtagttattgaacgagtgtaactcgtggtgtaactcttcgggtgtaatttgatccctcctctatatatatatatatatatatatatatatatatatatatatatatatatatatatatatatatatatatatatatatatatatatatatatatatatatatatatatatatatatatatatatatatatatattgttttcaaTTTTGATTTTATCATTTTAGTGCGGTGTATTTTGTGCGGTGTATTTTGTTTTTTGTatggtgttcatttgtttcaggttcaAAGATAGGTTTTGATGTAGTGCAGATCCAATCTATGACTTTGGTGACATTAACACTACAGATCTGGAGGCATGAATATTTTGTACATTTTAATATAGCATTGTGTTATCCGTAGACATATGTAATTTTACATTTTATGTTATTAACATGGATGTTGTGAGTATGTTTGCAGATTCGTCCTTTTCCTTTTTGGGAATTTATAATTTGTATTGtaaacaaatttttatttaaagattTATATTTTACCATATATGTTCTTATATTTAAGGTAGGTTATATAGTTGTAAAAgcacctttatttttttttcattttaatattttattcgtaaaataaataaataaataaataaataaataaataaaaaaggtaaAGTTACAGCAGCTAAACATTACATAGTAAAATTGAAAGATAATACAAATTCTAATAATGCA contains:
- the LOC131625610 gene encoding uncharacterized protein LOC131625610, with product MGNEVLDMAKRENRSCVVLKVDYDNAYDNIYWNYLKFLLKKMGFGNRWTYWMEGCVFNSSMSVLVNSLTGLTQRAATQGEFSGFRISNDITVEILQFVDDTVLLCDGSSNNLWSIKAILRGFRISSGLKVNFCKIRLYGVHVSDWLLSATSYFLVCGIDHLPFKFLGIIEGHGPRKEIMWKDVVRQSLKEAFPEIFNAATDEQMSVVEAGDWVENCWKWHFDNIVQDI